Genomic window (Vibrio coralliirubri):
CTCCATTCGGTCTTAACCTAGTAGGTTTGAAGCGTAACGGATTTGAAAAACCTGAAATTCGTGCACTACAGAAGGCGTACAAAGAGTTATACCGTTCAGGTAAAACACTTGAAGAAGCGAAAGCGGCTTTAGTTGAAATGGCAAAAGAGTTTACTTCGGTAGCGCCTATGCTTGAAATGCTAGAGAACTCTGAGCGCGGTATTATTCGTTAATACTCGATGTGGTTATGTACCAATCAATGTGAGTATGACAATAATTACTTCATCAGAATGGTATAACAAAAAGATCGCTACTCGTTAGGCGGTCTTTTTTGTTTTAGGCAACAAGGGAATTGAAAAACTATGGCACAGCAAGAAGCAGCAACCAATAGCTCGGACTTCGTTTCGAATGAACCATTGCGCGTAGGCATTGTTGTCGGCGAACTGTCTGGCGATACGCTTGGTGAAGGCTTTATCAAAGCGATCAAATCACAATACCCGAATGCTGAGTTCGTTGGCATTGGCGGGCCGAAAATGAAAGCCCTGGATTGTGAGTCTCTTTTCGAGATGGAAGAGCTGGCCGTTATGGGCTTAGTTGAAGTGCTTGGCCGTTTACCTCGCTTGTTAAAAGTAAAAGCAGAGCTGGTTAAGTATTTCACTCAAAATCCACCCGATGTCTTTGTCGGCATCGACGCGCCCGACTTCAACCTAAGGCTTGAGTTAGACCTTAAGAACGCTGGTATCAAAACGGTGCATTACGTGAGCCCTTCAGTATGGGCTTGGCGTCCAAAGCGTATCTTTAAAATCGACAAAGCAACTGACTTAGTATTGGCTTTCTTGCCGTTCGAAAAAGCGTTCTACGATAAATATAACGTTGCCTGTGAGTTTGTTGGTCACACGTTGGCAGACGCGATTCCTTTAGAGCCTAGTAAACAAGATGCTCGAGAGCTGTTAGGTCTTGATCAAGACAAGCAGTGGTTAGCCGTATTACCGGGTAGTCGTGGTGGTGAGATGGGTTTGATTGCTCAGCCATTTATCGAAACTTGCCAACGTATCAAGCAGAAGTATCCGGATATCAATTTTGTTGTTGCGCTCGTTAACGAGCAGCGTAAAAAGCAGTTTACTGAAATCTGGCAATCGACCGCACCTGAGCTTGAATTCACGTTAGTCGAAGATACGGCAACCAACGTGATTACCGCCGCTGATTCTGTGCTCTTGGCTTCAGGTACCGTGGCTCTTGAATGTATGTTGCTTAAACGCCCTATGGTGGTTGGTTACAAAGTAAATAAGCTGACGGGTTACATTGTTAAGAAATTGGCGATCACTGAGTTTGTGTCACTGCCGAATATTTTGGCTGGTGAAGAGATCGTGAAAGAGCATATTCTTGAAGAGTGCCACCCAGACTTTTTGTTCCCGTCTGTCGATAAGATGCTATCAGCCGATAACAGTGCCTTGATCGAACGCTTTACCGAGATGCATCACTGGATCCGTAAAGACGCAGACAAACAAGCCGCTAACGCAGTATTGAAATTGATTGACCGACCTTTTGTTGAAGCATAAAGCGCTTACATACAGAACATTAAGAGATTAGTTATGGCAGTAAAAGAGAAAAAAGAGCTTCCTCCATTTGAATATCCGCAAGGCTACCAGCTGTTTGCTGGCGTAGATGAAGTAGGACGCGGCCCTTTGGTTGGCGACGTGGTGACTGCTGCGGTTATCCTCGATCCAAACAACCCAATCGAAGGCTTGAACGACTCAAAGAAATTATCTGAGAAAAAGCGTCTTGCGCTGCTTCCAGAAATCAAAGAGAAAGCTTTAGCGTGGTCTGTCGGTCGTTGTTCTCCACAAGAAATTGATGAGTTGAATATTCTGCAAGCGACGATGGTAGCTATGCAGCGAGCTATCGCAGGTTTGAGCGTTCAACCTGATATGGCGTTGATAGATGGAAACCGTGTCCCAGAACTGCCGATGGACGGTCTTGCGATTGTGAAGGGGGACTTGCGAGTGGCTGAAATCAGTGCGGCGTCTATTATCGCAAAAGTCGTTCGTGACCAAGAGATGGAAGATCTTGATAAACTTCATCCAGAGTTTGGTTTTGCTAAACATAAAGGTTACCCGACCAAAGCGCATTTCGAAGCGATTGAAAAACATGGTGTAACCGAGCATTACCGTAAGAGCTTTAAGCCAGTAAAACGTATTCTTGGCATAGACTAGAGCTTTACGTTAACTAGAGCTTAGCATCGAATAAAGTTGCTAACTTGTATTAGAAAAAAATAGAATACACACAGTTGTAATCCTAGGCTCAAACCTAGAACTCAGGAAAAATAATGTCAGATCCAAAATTTGTTCACCTACGCGTACACAGTGACTTTTCGATGGTGGATGGCCTATCCAAGGTGCCACCATTAGTTAAAAAAGTCGCTGAAATGGGTATGCCTGCTCTAGCATTGACCGACTTTACCAACCTGTGTGGTTTGGTGAAGTTTTACGGTACTGCCCATGGGTGTGGGGTTAAACCTATTATTGGTGCTGACTTCTTGATGCAGTCTCCGGAATTCGGTGACGAGTTGACCAAGCTCACCGTTATCGCAACGGACAATAAAGGTTATAACAACCTAACGCTACTTATCTCAAAAGCCTACCTTCGTGGTCACGTTCAGCATCAGCCTGTTATTGATAAAGAGTGGCTAATTGAGAATGCAGAAGGCCTGATCATTCTATCGGGCGCCAAAGAAGGTGAGATTGGTAAGGCGTTACTGAAAGGTAACCGTGATTTGGTTGCAAGCAGCGTTGAGTTTTACAAAATGTACTTTGCCGACCGTTTTTACTTGGAGCTGATTCGTACCGGACGACCAGATGAAGAGTCATACTTACATTTTGCGTTAGAGCTTGCTGAACAGGAAGACTTGCCTGTTGTCGCAACCAACGAAGTGGTTTTTCTAACTGAAGACCTGTTTGATGCTCACGAAATCCGCGTGGCGATCCATGACGGTTTCACTATGGTCGACCCTCGTCGTCCTAAGAACTACAGTGCGCAACAGTATCTTCGTAGCGAAGAAGAGATGTGTGAGCTGTTCTCAGACATTCCAGAAGCGCTAGAGAACAGTGTTGAGATTGCCAAGCGTTGTAACGTGACCGTTCGTTTAGGTGAATACTTCCTGCCTAACTTCCCTACGGAAGGTTTGGCGATTGAAGACTTCTTGATCAAGAAATCAGAAGAAGGTCTTGAACGACGTTTGGCGTTCCTATTCCCTGACGAAAAAGTTCGCGCTGAGCGCAGACCTGAATACGATGAGCGACTCAAGATCGAGCTCGAAGTTGTCAATAACATGGGTTTCCCAGGTTACTTCTTGATCGTAATGGAGTTCATTCAGTGGTCAAAAGACAACGATGTGCCAGTAGGTCCAGGGCGTGGTTCTGGTGCCGGTTCTTTGGTGGCTTACGCGCTTGATATCACCGATCTTGATCCACTTGAATACGATCTACTTTTCGAACGTTTCTTGAACCCAGAACGTGTATCCATGCCCGATTTCGATATCGACTTCTGTATGGATAAGCGTGACCAAGTTATTGATCACGTTGCTGAAATGTACGGTCGTGATGCGGTATCTCAGATCATCACCTTTGGTACCATGGCGGCGAAAGCGGTAATTCGCGATGTAGGCCGTGTACTGGGCCACCCGTTTGGTTTCGTCGATCGAATTTCAAAGCTTGTACCGCCAGATCCGGGTATGACGCTAGAGAAAGCATTCCTTGCTGAACCTGCATTGCCAGAGCTTTATGATGGCGATGAAGAAGTTCGTGAGCTGATTGATAAGTGTCGCATCCTTGAAGGTTGTACGCGAAATGCCGGTAAGCACGCGGGTGGTGTTGTTATTTCACCAACCACGATCACCGATTTTGCGCCAATTTATGCCGATGCCGAAGGTAACTTCCCAGTAACGCAATTCGATAAGAATGACGTTGAAACCGCTGGTTTGGTTAAGTTCGACTTCTTGGGTCTACGTACCCTGACCATCATCGACTGGGCGTTGGGCCTCGTAAACCCACGCTTAAAGAAAGAGGGTAAAGAGCCTGTTCGTATCGAGTCGATTCCTCTTGATGACCAAGCATCGTTCAACCTATTACAAAATTCTGAAACCACCGCGGTATTCCAGCTCGAATCGCGTGGTATGAAAGACCTGATCAAACGTCTACAACCGGACTGTTTTGAAGATATTATCGCATTGGTAGCCCTGTTCCGTCCGGGTCCTCTGCAATCAGGCATGGTAGATAACTTTATCGACCGTAAACACGGCCGTGAAGCGGTTTCTTACCCTGATGAAACGTGGCAACACGAATCGCTGAAAGAGACGCTAGAACCTACGTACGGCATCATCCTGTATCAAGAGCAGGTAATGCAAATCGCACAGATCCTTGCTGGCTATACGCTTGGTGGAGCGGATATGTTGCGTCGTGCGATGGGTAAGAAAAAACCAGAAGAGATGGCAAAGCAGCGTGGTACCTTTAAAGAGGGCGCTGAAGCCAATGGTGTTGATGGCGAACTGGCCATGAAGATCTTTGACTTGGTAGAGAAATTTGCGGGCTACGGCTTTAACAAATCTCACTCGGCCGCATACGCACTGGTTTCTTATCAAACGCTATGGCTGAAAACGCACTACCCAGCGGAATTTATGGCTGCGGTAATGACAGCGGATATGGATAACACCGAGAAGGTTATCGGCCTTGTTGATGAATGTTTCCGTATGAAGCTCAAGCTTTTACCCCCAGATATCAACTCGGGTCTCTATCGTTTTAACGTCGATGAAGATGGCGCGATTGTTTATGGCATCGGTGCGATCAAAGGGGTCGGTGAAGGCCCTATTGAAGCGATCATTGAAGCGCGAAATAAAGGCGGTTACTTTAAAGACTTATTCGACTTCTGTGCGCGTCTTGATCTGAAGAAGGTTAATAAACGTGTTATCGAAAAGTTGATTCTATCCGGAGCCTTAGATAGATTAGGTCCTCACCGAGCGGCGATGATGGCATCTTTGAAAGATGCGGTGAAGGCGGCGAGCCAACACCACCATGCCGAGTCTTTTGGTCAATCTGATATGTTTGGTGTGTTGACCGATGCTCCGGAAGAGGTTGAACACAAGTATACCCAAGTGCCTAAATGGCCTGAGAAGGTTTGGCTTGAAGGTGAACGTGAAACGCTTGGCTTGTATTTAACGGGTCACCCGGTTAACGCTTACATCAAAGAGTTAGCGAAATACACCAGCTGTCGTTTGAAAGATGCTACGCCAACGCGTCGTGACCAATCATTAACGATTGCTGGCTTGGTGATTGCGGCGAGAGTGATGACGACTAAGCGCGGTACGCGAATCGGTTTGATGACACTTGATGATCGATCGGGCCGAATGGAAGTGATGTTGTTCTCGGATGCGCTCGATCGCTACGCAGAATTGCTCGAAAAAGACAAAATTGTTGTCGTTTCCGGACAGGTCAGCTTTGATGATTTCAATGGCGGGCTTAAAATGTCCGCGCGCGAGGTCATGGACTTAGGAAGCGCCCGTGAGAAATATGCTCGTGGGGTGTCGATATCTATCGACCAATCCCAAATTAACGGTCAATTTTTTGAACGCTTTAGTCAAATCTTAGAACCTTATAGAGCCGGAACGGTCCCAGTCAATGTATACTACCAGCGTGCCGACGCTAGAGCGCGGTTAACATTGGGCACAGAATGGCGTGTGACGCCAAGTGATACATTACTAGACGAATTAAAACAGCTGCTTGGAAATAGCCAAGTAGAACTCGAATTTAACTAAAATTTAGCTTCGCGAATGCGGAGCTGAATCAACAAGGATTCATAGATGAGCCTGAACTTTCTAGAATTTGAAAAGCCTATCGCTGAACTTGAAGCAAAAATCGAAGCGCTACGTGACGTTTCGCGTCACGGTGGTGACACAGCGGTAGATCTAGACAAAGAAATCGAACAACTAGAGAAAAAAAGCTTAGAGCTTAAACAGAAAATCTTTAGTGACTTAGGTGCATGGCAGGTAGCTCAACTTGCTCGTCACCCTCAACGTCCTTACACAAAAGATTACCTGGAGCATGCATTCACAGAGTTTGAAGAGATGGCGGGCGATCGCGCTTACGCTGACGACAAAGCTATTGTGGGTGGTATGGCTCGTCTAAATGGCCGTCCTGTTATGGTTATTGGTCACCAGAAAGGTCGTGAGACTAAAGAGAAAGTGATCCGTAACTTTGGTATGCCAAAGCCAGAAGGTTACCGTAAGGCGCTACGTCTAATGGAAACTGCTGAGCGTTTCAACATGCCTATCATCACTTTCATCGACACAGCGGGCGCATACCCAGGTGTTGGTGCTGAAGAGCGAGGTCAATCTGAAGCTATCGCTAAAAACCTAAAAGTGATGGCTGGCCTTTCAGTTCCTGTTATCTGTAACGTTGTGGGTGAAGGCGGTTCTGGTGGTGCACTAGCGATTGGTGTTGGTGACTACGTGAACATGCTTCAGTACTCTACGTACTCAGTAATCTCTCCAGAAGGTTGTGCTTCAATCCTATGGCGCGATTCAGATAAAGCACCACAAGCTGCTGAAGCGATGGGTCTGATTGCTCCTCGTCTTAAAGAGCTTGAGCTTATCGACGAAATCATTCCTGAGCCTCTAGGTGGCGCGCACCGCGACCCTGCACAAACGGCTCAGAACATGAAAGACATGTTGGTTAAACAGCTAGAAGAGCTAGAGCAGTTTGATAACGAAACGCTGCTTGAGCGTCGTTACCAGCGTCTAATGAGCTACGGCTACTGCTGATAACTTGCCTTAGCGATAAGGCTAGCTATACGAACAAATGATGAAAGGGTTGGACTCAGTGCCAACCCTTTTTTATTATTAAAACATTATCCCTTCACACACGATCTCTTGGTTTATTAGCCTCATGACACACTTAATTGATACCTTCACATCTGTACTTGATCAAAGCGCGCTTAAGCCTTGTCGGTTGATCGTCGCTTTCAGTGGTGGTGTCGATTCACGAGTTTTGTTGGAACTGGCTGCGCAATACGCTAAGTCCCATCACATTGAGTGCTGTGCGGTACATGTTCACCACGGCTTAAGCAACAATGCTGATTATTGGGCAGAGCAGTGCCAAACATGGTGTGATGCTTTGTCGGTATCCTTGTTCATTGAACGAGTCTCGTTAGATATCAGCCGTGGAGAAAGCATTGAAAAGCTGGCTCGAGACGCGCGATACCAAGCCTTTAAAAAGCATATTAGACAAGGCGATGTATTAGTGACAGGCCAGCACATCGATGACCAAGTCGAGACTTTTTTGTTAGCGTTGAAGCGTGGCAGTGGTCCGAAAGGGCTCTCTTCAATGGCGAAAATGATGCCGTTTGCTAATGCTTATATCGTTCGCCCACTGCTGTCGGTGACGAGAACGGATATTGAAGGGGCGGCGCGCGATATGGCTTTAACTTGGGTAGAAGATGAGAGTAATCAAGACGTTCGTTTTGACCGCAATTTTATTCGTCATCAAGTCACTCCGACACTGAACGAGCGTTGGCCTAGTTTCCAAGAGTCGGTCAGTCGCAGCGCTCAGCTATGTGCAGAGCAAGAGTTACTGTTGGATGAGTTGCTTGAGTCTCACTTACAGCAAGCTTTAGGTGGCAATCCAAGTCAAAGCATAAGTATAGAAGCACTATCTCAGCACTCTGATTTACTGCGTGCACGCCTATTAAGAATGTGGCTGAGCCACTGTAATCAACCGATGCCGAGCCAAAAGCAGCTCAAACTTATATGGGATGAGGTGGCATGTGCTCAGGCGGACGCCAATCCTAAGTTAGTGTTGAATGACGTTGAGGTTAGACGTTTTAATCATCAGCTCTATGTCGTCAAAGAGACCAAAGACTTGTCGAACTGGCAAAGCTATATCTCGATGGAAGAGAGCTTAGTTCTGCCTGATGGTTTAGGGGAGCTAAACTTAACTT
Coding sequences:
- the lpxB gene encoding lipid-A-disaccharide synthase yields the protein MAQQEAATNSSDFVSNEPLRVGIVVGELSGDTLGEGFIKAIKSQYPNAEFVGIGGPKMKALDCESLFEMEELAVMGLVEVLGRLPRLLKVKAELVKYFTQNPPDVFVGIDAPDFNLRLELDLKNAGIKTVHYVSPSVWAWRPKRIFKIDKATDLVLAFLPFEKAFYDKYNVACEFVGHTLADAIPLEPSKQDARELLGLDQDKQWLAVLPGSRGGEMGLIAQPFIETCQRIKQKYPDINFVVALVNEQRKKQFTEIWQSTAPELEFTLVEDTATNVITAADSVLLASGTVALECMLLKRPMVVGYKVNKLTGYIVKKLAITEFVSLPNILAGEEIVKEHILEECHPDFLFPSVDKMLSADNSALIERFTEMHHWIRKDADKQAANAVLKLIDRPFVEA
- the rnhB gene encoding ribonuclease HII; translation: MAVKEKKELPPFEYPQGYQLFAGVDEVGRGPLVGDVVTAAVILDPNNPIEGLNDSKKLSEKKRLALLPEIKEKALAWSVGRCSPQEIDELNILQATMVAMQRAIAGLSVQPDMALIDGNRVPELPMDGLAIVKGDLRVAEISAASIIAKVVRDQEMEDLDKLHPEFGFAKHKGYPTKAHFEAIEKHGVTEHYRKSFKPVKRILGID
- the dnaE gene encoding DNA polymerase III subunit alpha, with product MSDPKFVHLRVHSDFSMVDGLSKVPPLVKKVAEMGMPALALTDFTNLCGLVKFYGTAHGCGVKPIIGADFLMQSPEFGDELTKLTVIATDNKGYNNLTLLISKAYLRGHVQHQPVIDKEWLIENAEGLIILSGAKEGEIGKALLKGNRDLVASSVEFYKMYFADRFYLELIRTGRPDEESYLHFALELAEQEDLPVVATNEVVFLTEDLFDAHEIRVAIHDGFTMVDPRRPKNYSAQQYLRSEEEMCELFSDIPEALENSVEIAKRCNVTVRLGEYFLPNFPTEGLAIEDFLIKKSEEGLERRLAFLFPDEKVRAERRPEYDERLKIELEVVNNMGFPGYFLIVMEFIQWSKDNDVPVGPGRGSGAGSLVAYALDITDLDPLEYDLLFERFLNPERVSMPDFDIDFCMDKRDQVIDHVAEMYGRDAVSQIITFGTMAAKAVIRDVGRVLGHPFGFVDRISKLVPPDPGMTLEKAFLAEPALPELYDGDEEVRELIDKCRILEGCTRNAGKHAGGVVISPTTITDFAPIYADAEGNFPVTQFDKNDVETAGLVKFDFLGLRTLTIIDWALGLVNPRLKKEGKEPVRIESIPLDDQASFNLLQNSETTAVFQLESRGMKDLIKRLQPDCFEDIIALVALFRPGPLQSGMVDNFIDRKHGREAVSYPDETWQHESLKETLEPTYGIILYQEQVMQIAQILAGYTLGGADMLRRAMGKKKPEEMAKQRGTFKEGAEANGVDGELAMKIFDLVEKFAGYGFNKSHSAAYALVSYQTLWLKTHYPAEFMAAVMTADMDNTEKVIGLVDECFRMKLKLLPPDINSGLYRFNVDEDGAIVYGIGAIKGVGEGPIEAIIEARNKGGYFKDLFDFCARLDLKKVNKRVIEKLILSGALDRLGPHRAAMMASLKDAVKAASQHHHAESFGQSDMFGVLTDAPEEVEHKYTQVPKWPEKVWLEGERETLGLYLTGHPVNAYIKELAKYTSCRLKDATPTRRDQSLTIAGLVIAARVMTTKRGTRIGLMTLDDRSGRMEVMLFSDALDRYAELLEKDKIVVVSGQVSFDDFNGGLKMSAREVMDLGSAREKYARGVSISIDQSQINGQFFERFSQILEPYRAGTVPVNVYYQRADARARLTLGTEWRVTPSDTLLDELKQLLGNSQVELEFN
- the accA gene encoding acetyl-CoA carboxylase carboxyl transferase subunit alpha, which translates into the protein MSLNFLEFEKPIAELEAKIEALRDVSRHGGDTAVDLDKEIEQLEKKSLELKQKIFSDLGAWQVAQLARHPQRPYTKDYLEHAFTEFEEMAGDRAYADDKAIVGGMARLNGRPVMVIGHQKGRETKEKVIRNFGMPKPEGYRKALRLMETAERFNMPIITFIDTAGAYPGVGAEERGQSEAIAKNLKVMAGLSVPVICNVVGEGGSGGALAIGVGDYVNMLQYSTYSVISPEGCASILWRDSDKAPQAAEAMGLIAPRLKELELIDEIIPEPLGGAHRDPAQTAQNMKDMLVKQLEELEQFDNETLLERRYQRLMSYGYC
- the tilS gene encoding tRNA lysidine(34) synthetase TilS produces the protein MTHLIDTFTSVLDQSALKPCRLIVAFSGGVDSRVLLELAAQYAKSHHIECCAVHVHHGLSNNADYWAEQCQTWCDALSVSLFIERVSLDISRGESIEKLARDARYQAFKKHIRQGDVLVTGQHIDDQVETFLLALKRGSGPKGLSSMAKMMPFANAYIVRPLLSVTRTDIEGAARDMALTWVEDESNQDVRFDRNFIRHQVTPTLNERWPSFQESVSRSAQLCAEQELLLDELLESHLQQALGGNPSQSISIEALSQHSDLLRARLLRMWLSHCNQPMPSQKQLKLIWDEVACAQADANPKLVLNDVEVRRFNHQLYVVKETKDLSNWQSYISMEESLVLPDGLGELNLTSAASDGVSNHRDVQRLRFSLNTTRGTLRVIFNPEGLSAHPVGRGHSRKLKKLFQEYQVPSWLRRRTPILMDGDQVIAVLGLFVDKNYEGQDCEALWSK